The proteins below come from a single Thalassotalea ponticola genomic window:
- a CDS encoding DUF2339 domain-containing protein, translating into MNQEVKALKSELALLKLQFNERLSSVETRLNKLLEDENPKQNEHSLSFIDVDSNSAVQLQNEALKTEAQLPESADEYRALNRRPEDSVARQPSFFTSFLQIVLSSLFDWFSPVTKVYQSYKERGLLGIFVLTLAGIGLTLAGFGYLMQLLIDQLGAGTKSLLMCMAAILVMAVGIRLKINTRFSEFATAIVTLGILLSYSTIYFSGSVYGIIPNIVVLLLYLLIALVCHFLAIWLDTKIVAGLGIIGIATMPILSNTIQIEPLYFLLSLAFVTASSLILAYKKSEPWLANLSLAFCVVALEWTIGIEAVSISAWIVNLFYLLFFTYIVITLVRNDDSNHKAIALLAALVGATLLFFFQASELFSTQMSASFALNAVIAASVSILFYKIRHNLTHFVVLLSSVWTVLAIISAISDAYWGIAWAVEGLLLLYIGRRYEMTKVINQGQALTALALVYCWSALALYFPLPALKSVDGWVLSIVIVAVIGIWQRLVNASDVFDQLTQNKIKPLLQLLEVVWLSVLAVATLDIWLGNWTGATVILLQLLWLFRAKQCKQVSIEVFAAALISVPLFYAFSGALMVDSYRFMTLPLFAKLAVISAFIQLWLWSAFYRKYQPDSAIKGFAESARILFYMLLPLCWVGSTIRRLDENALMLLWLSPLLSLYLATKTKHQLLIKETKVLAALASLALVVIVGQMELAYSLVALMGFITFYGTAFYFNKRISKSQLCQFICSCGVISLGLAVPTIIGVHSTNILIGLVAASLIWVGLLAMLGHSEHLKRNEYTIICVNGILIVTAWWLTASDAMYASIPLIFLLVAAYRNSTFISNTKISSLLGLNSNLFLHSIAAVTYVTLFASLNEYRLDLLIAPVFAVHGAVILFVNDRRLFTVKYSFGLIVLGIIKLAFIDTANALLWQKVILFMGIGVFILMASFWYQKLVRKAV; encoded by the coding sequence ATGAATCAAGAAGTTAAAGCGCTTAAATCTGAGTTAGCATTACTAAAACTTCAGTTTAATGAAAGACTAAGTTCTGTAGAGACGCGGTTGAATAAGCTGCTTGAGGACGAAAACCCCAAACAGAATGAGCACAGTTTAAGTTTTATTGATGTTGATAGCAATAGCGCTGTTCAACTACAAAATGAAGCTCTGAAAACAGAGGCGCAATTACCTGAATCAGCTGACGAATACCGAGCTCTTAACAGACGACCTGAAGACTCTGTTGCTCGTCAACCATCATTTTTCACTTCGTTTTTGCAAATTGTTCTATCTTCATTATTCGATTGGTTCTCTCCGGTAACCAAAGTATATCAGTCATACAAAGAACGCGGCTTACTTGGTATTTTTGTCCTTACCCTCGCAGGAATAGGCTTAACCTTAGCTGGCTTTGGCTATCTAATGCAGCTACTCATTGATCAACTTGGCGCGGGCACCAAATCTTTATTAATGTGCATGGCAGCAATACTTGTTATGGCCGTTGGCATACGCTTGAAGATCAATACGCGCTTTAGTGAGTTCGCTACAGCGATTGTTACTTTAGGCATCTTATTGTCCTATAGCACAATATACTTTTCAGGCAGTGTGTACGGGATAATCCCCAATATAGTGGTGTTACTCCTGTATTTGTTAATAGCACTAGTTTGCCATTTCTTAGCTATTTGGTTGGATACTAAAATTGTGGCGGGTCTTGGGATTATAGGTATCGCCACTATGCCTATTTTGTCGAACACCATCCAAATAGAGCCTTTGTATTTTTTACTGTCTTTGGCATTTGTTACCGCCAGTAGTTTGATATTAGCGTATAAAAAAAGTGAGCCATGGCTTGCTAACTTAAGTCTTGCTTTTTGTGTCGTTGCATTAGAGTGGACTATTGGCATAGAAGCGGTAAGTATTTCAGCCTGGATTGTAAATTTATTTTACCTGCTGTTTTTCACATACATTGTCATTACTTTAGTTAGAAATGACGATTCAAATCACAAAGCTATTGCCTTACTGGCTGCATTGGTGGGCGCTACGCTGTTGTTTTTCTTTCAAGCCAGTGAGCTATTTTCAACTCAGATGAGTGCAAGTTTTGCGTTGAATGCCGTTATTGCTGCCAGTGTCAGTATCCTTTTCTATAAAATTAGACACAACCTGACTCACTTTGTTGTTTTGCTATCATCCGTGTGGACGGTCTTAGCTATCATTAGCGCTATTAGCGATGCGTATTGGGGCATCGCATGGGCTGTTGAAGGGTTATTGTTGCTTTATATTGGTCGCAGATATGAAATGACCAAGGTGATCAATCAGGGACAAGCTTTAACCGCTTTGGCGCTGGTGTACTGCTGGTCAGCATTAGCTCTGTATTTCCCATTACCCGCATTGAAGTCAGTTGATGGCTGGGTGCTATCGATAGTCATTGTAGCCGTTATTGGTATTTGGCAACGCCTAGTCAACGCATCAGACGTTTTTGATCAACTAACACAAAACAAGATCAAGCCTTTGTTACAGTTACTTGAGGTTGTGTGGTTATCTGTATTGGCTGTAGCGACTCTCGATATATGGCTAGGTAATTGGACAGGTGCGACAGTTATCTTACTGCAATTGCTTTGGTTGTTTAGAGCTAAGCAATGCAAACAAGTGTCCATTGAAGTCTTTGCTGCCGCCTTAATATCAGTTCCGTTATTCTACGCGTTTAGCGGTGCATTAATGGTTGATAGCTATCGCTTTATGACGTTGCCATTATTTGCCAAACTTGCTGTTATCTCCGCTTTTATCCAGCTTTGGTTGTGGTCTGCATTTTATCGTAAATATCAGCCAGATAGTGCAATTAAAGGCTTCGCAGAATCCGCACGAATTTTATTTTATATGTTGCTTCCTTTGTGTTGGGTCGGCTCGACAATACGTCGGTTGGATGAAAATGCACTAATGCTGCTATGGTTGTCACCGCTGTTATCACTGTATCTTGCCACCAAAACCAAGCATCAATTATTGATTAAAGAAACAAAAGTACTGGCCGCTTTAGCGAGCTTGGCTCTTGTGGTTATTGTCGGTCAAATGGAGCTCGCTTATAGTCTCGTTGCGCTAATGGGCTTTATTACTTTTTACGGTACCGCTTTTTACTTTAATAAACGGATTTCAAAATCACAACTGTGCCAATTCATATGCAGTTGCGGCGTGATATCACTCGGTCTTGCGGTTCCAACTATCATAGGCGTTCACAGTACAAACATATTGATAGGCCTTGTCGCAGCGTCGCTGATTTGGGTGGGGTTGTTAGCCATGCTCGGCCACTCTGAACACTTAAAACGAAACGAATACACTATTATCTGCGTGAACGGCATATTAATTGTTACCGCTTGGTGGTTAACCGCATCCGATGCTATGTATGCGAGTATTCCACTAATATTTTTACTTGTAGCTGCTTACCGAAACAGCACATTTATTAGCAATACAAAAATAAGTAGCCTTTTAGGTCTCAATAGTAACTTATTCCTACACTCGATAGCTGCTGTCACTTATGTCACACTGTTTGCTTCACTAAATGAATATCGATTAGATCTATTGATAGCCCCGGTGTTTGCTGTCCATGGCGCTGTTATTTTATTTGTCAATGATCGACGCTTATTTACGGTAAAGTACAGCTTTGGCTTGATTGTGTTAGGGATCATTAAGTTAGCGTTCATAGATACCGCTAATGCACTGCTTTGGCAAAAGGTGATTTTATTTATGGGGATAGGCGTGTTCATTCTGATGGCTTCGTTTTGGTATCAGAAATTAGTAAGAAAAGCCGTGTAA
- a CDS encoding LysE family translocator, with product MDLAVLSLFIPTFFFVSITPGMCMTLALTLGMSVGVRRTMWMMWGELLGVATVAIAAVLGVAALMFKYPLAFNVFKLLGGGYLLFIAYQMWMNKGKMAIPDTLDSNQTLARSGLFSQGFVTAIANPKGWAFMVSLLPPFIHADQPLTPQLTLLVSIILVSEFTCMMLYATGGKSLGLLISKRQNVQLINRISATLMSVVAIWLLIS from the coding sequence ATGGATCTTGCTGTTTTAAGTCTGTTTATTCCCACTTTTTTCTTCGTCTCTATTACACCTGGTATGTGTATGACATTAGCGCTTACCTTGGGGATGAGTGTTGGCGTGCGTCGCACTATGTGGATGATGTGGGGCGAGTTACTCGGTGTTGCCACCGTAGCCATTGCCGCAGTATTAGGCGTTGCCGCGCTTATGTTCAAATATCCACTGGCATTTAATGTGTTTAAATTGCTCGGTGGCGGTTACCTTTTGTTTATCGCGTATCAGATGTGGATGAATAAGGGAAAAATGGCCATTCCCGACACGCTTGACAGTAACCAAACCCTAGCCCGGTCAGGTTTATTCTCTCAGGGATTTGTTACCGCCATCGCCAACCCGAAAGGCTGGGCGTTTATGGTATCTTTGTTGCCACCATTTATTCATGCTGATCAACCTTTGACACCTCAATTAACCCTATTAGTGAGCATTATTCTAGTGTCGGAGTTTACCTGTATGATGCTCTATGCTACGGGTGGTAAGTCATTGGGTTTGTTGATTTCCAAACGCCAAAACGTACAACTGATAAACCGTATTTCTGCCACCTTAATGTCCGTCGTCGCTATCTGGTTATTAATATCTTAA
- the ccoN gene encoding cytochrome-c oxidase, cbb3-type subunit I: MSQSNLAEMDYNYKVVRQFTVMTVIWGIVGTFVGVLIAAQLIWPALNFETPWLTYSRLRPLHTNAVIFAFGTSALFATSYYVVQRTCKTALFGGPLVPFTFWGWQAIIVAAAITLPLGITSSKEYAELEWPIDILIALVWISYIIVFFGTLYKRRTSHVYVANWFFGGFIITVAVLHIGNSMAIPLTLTKSYSLYSGAIDAMMQWWYGHNAVGFLLTAGFLGMMYYFVPKQAERPVYSYRLSIVHFWALVSLYIWAGPHHLHYTALPDWTQSLGMVMSVVLFLPSWGGMINGIMTLSGAWHKLRHDPILRFLIVSLSFYGMSTFEGPMMAIKSVNALSHYTDWTVGHVHSGALGWVAMVSIGAMYHLIPVLFGQGRMYSIKLINVHFWLHTTGIVLYIVAMWISGVMQGLMWRAVNTDGTLTYSFVESLQASYPFYFIRFVGGCFVVTGFLLMAYNMFKTIGAKEGSLQKEAIA; this comes from the coding sequence ATGAGTCAAAGTAATCTCGCAGAAATGGATTACAACTACAAAGTTGTGCGCCAATTTACTGTCATGACGGTTATTTGGGGTATTGTCGGCACTTTCGTTGGTGTTTTAATTGCGGCGCAGCTGATTTGGCCGGCGCTAAACTTTGAAACTCCATGGCTGACTTATTCTCGTTTACGTCCTTTACATACCAATGCGGTAATTTTCGCATTTGGTACCAGCGCTCTGTTTGCAACGTCTTACTACGTTGTCCAGCGCACCTGTAAAACTGCCTTATTTGGCGGTCCGTTAGTCCCGTTCACCTTTTGGGGTTGGCAAGCGATTATTGTCGCTGCGGCCATTACCTTGCCGCTAGGTATTACCTCGTCAAAAGAATACGCCGAGCTTGAATGGCCGATTGATATTCTTATTGCCTTGGTGTGGATTTCTTACATCATTGTTTTCTTCGGTACCCTGTACAAGCGTCGAACGTCTCACGTATACGTGGCTAACTGGTTCTTCGGTGGCTTTATTATTACGGTTGCGGTTCTGCACATCGGTAACTCAATGGCGATTCCATTGACGTTAACCAAGTCTTATTCATTATACTCAGGCGCAATAGATGCGATGATGCAATGGTGGTATGGACACAACGCTGTAGGCTTTCTTCTAACGGCGGGCTTCTTAGGTATGATGTACTACTTCGTACCAAAACAAGCTGAACGTCCGGTATACTCGTACCGCTTATCAATCGTTCACTTCTGGGCGCTTGTATCGCTATATATTTGGGCGGGACCTCATCACTTACACTACACTGCTCTACCAGACTGGACTCAAAGCTTGGGTATGGTTATGTCAGTGGTGCTATTCTTGCCATCTTGGGGTGGTATGATTAACGGTATCATGACCCTATCAGGCGCATGGCATAAACTTCGCCATGACCCAATCTTGCGTTTCCTTATCGTATCGCTGTCGTTCTACGGTATGTCAACGTTCGAAGGTCCAATGATGGCTATCAAATCAGTAAATGCGTTATCACACTACACTGACTGGACAGTCGGTCACGTACACTCTGGTGCGCTAGGCTGGGTTGCGATGGTATCTATCGGTGCTATGTACCACCTTATTCCGGTGTTATTCGGTCAAGGTCGTATGTACAGCATCAAATTGATCAACGTTCACTTCTGGTTGCACACCACGGGTATTGTGCTTTATATCGTTGCCATGTGGATCTCAGGTGTAATGCAAGGTCTAATGTGGCGCGCTGTTAACACAGACGGTACGTTAACCTACAGCTTCGTTGAATCACTGCAAGCTTCTTATCCGTTCTACTTCATCCGCTTTGTCGGTGGTTGTTTCGTCGTAACTGGATTTTTATTGATGGCTTATAACATGTTCAAAACTATCGGCGCCAAAGAAGGTAGTTTGCAAAAAGAAGCGATCGCATAA
- the ccoO gene encoding cytochrome-c oxidase, cbb3-type subunit II, with the protein MQNKHEKVEKHIGWFFTATIAAISIGGLVEITPLFFQKETTQPVQNLRPYTALEMEGRDIYIREGCNNCHSQMIRPFRAETERYGHYSVAGESVWEHPFLWGSKRTGPDLARVGGRYSDDWHYAHLMDPRSVVPESNMPSYKWLAETPISNKYSAQKMELFNSLTKNRSHKDENGNPIPLYSAEDIANAGKEFATTKSITGKDGLTEMDALIAYLQSLGHALK; encoded by the coding sequence ATGCAAAATAAACATGAAAAAGTAGAAAAGCACATTGGCTGGTTCTTCACTGCAACAATCGCGGCTATCAGTATTGGTGGCTTGGTTGAAATCACCCCTCTTTTCTTCCAGAAAGAGACTACTCAGCCAGTTCAGAATTTACGTCCATACACGGCGTTAGAAATGGAAGGTCGTGACATATACATCCGCGAAGGTTGTAATAACTGTCACTCGCAAATGATCCGTCCGTTTAGAGCGGAAACAGAACGCTACGGACATTACTCAGTAGCCGGCGAATCCGTATGGGAACACCCGTTCTTATGGGGATCAAAACGCACTGGTCCAGATCTTGCCCGTGTTGGCGGACGTTACTCAGACGATTGGCATTACGCTCACTTAATGGATCCGCGCTCAGTGGTTCCGGAGTCAAATATGCCGTCGTATAAGTGGTTGGCAGAAACGCCGATCAGCAACAAATACTCTGCACAAAAGATGGAATTGTTCAATAGTTTGACCAAAAACCGCAGCCACAAAGATGAGAATGGTAACCCTATTCCACTTTACTCGGCTGAGGACATCGCCAATGCAGGTAAAGAATTTGCTACCACTAAGAGTATTACTGGTAAGGACGGTCTAACCGAAATGGACGCCCTTATCGCTTATTTACAATCACTTGGTCACGCGTTGAAATAA
- a CDS encoding CcoQ/FixQ family Cbb3-type cytochrome c oxidase assembly chaperone has protein sequence MDIGTIRGIFTVLIFVLFIIIVIWAYSKRRKSSFDEAANSIFDDDNKDQAKDKQETNNNV, from the coding sequence ATGGATATAGGCACGATTCGAGGCATATTTACCGTTTTAATCTTTGTATTGTTCATCATCATTGTGATTTGGGCATACAGTAAACGACGTAAATCATCTTTTGATGAAGCCGCAAACTCTATATTCGACGACGATAATAAAGATCAGGCGAAAGATAAACAGGAGACTAATAATAATGTCTAG